Proteins co-encoded in one Ruegeria pomeroyi DSS-3 genomic window:
- the hrcA gene encoding heat-inducible transcriptional repressor HrcA — protein MSDARKILDDLNDRSREVFRLIVESYLDSGEPVGSRTLTRTLSEKVSAATVRNVMQDLEFLGLLDSPHISAGRIPTQMGLRMFVDGLLEVADLSLDDRAKLDATLGTNAGDVGGTLDRISATLSRVTQGASLVLTPKHEAEIRHIEFVSLAQDRALVVLVFSDGHVENRLFAPPPGQTPSSMREAANFLNALIEGKTLSEVRRLMQTEIGARQQEIDQLARQMVESGLAVWDREGEEAARLIVRGRANLLEGTGQEQELERIRVLFDDLERKRDIAEFLQLTEDGEGVRIFIGSENKLFSLSGSSLVVSPYMNADRKVIGAVGVIGPTRLNYGRIVPIVDYTAQLVGRLISDRS, from the coding sequence ATGAGCGATGCGCGCAAAATACTGGACGATTTGAACGACCGCTCGCGCGAGGTGTTTCGCCTGATCGTTGAATCCTATCTGGACAGCGGCGAACCGGTCGGCAGCCGCACCCTGACGCGTACACTCAGCGAGAAGGTCAGCGCCGCAACCGTGCGCAACGTAATGCAGGATCTGGAGTTCCTGGGCCTGCTCGACAGCCCCCATATCAGCGCCGGGCGTATCCCGACGCAGATGGGGCTGAGGATGTTTGTCGACGGGCTGCTCGAGGTGGCGGATCTGAGCCTGGATGATCGGGCCAAGCTGGACGCGACACTGGGCACAAACGCGGGCGACGTGGGCGGGACGCTGGACCGGATCAGCGCCACGCTCAGCCGGGTGACACAGGGGGCCTCGTTGGTGCTGACGCCCAAGCACGAGGCCGAAATCCGCCATATCGAGTTTGTCTCGCTGGCGCAGGATCGGGCGTTGGTGGTGCTGGTCTTTTCGGATGGCCATGTGGAAAACCGCCTGTTTGCGCCGCCCCCGGGGCAGACCCCCAGTTCGATGCGCGAGGCGGCCAATTTCCTGAACGCGCTGATCGAGGGCAAGACCCTCAGCGAGGTGCGCCGCCTGATGCAGACCGAGATCGGCGCCCGCCAGCAGGAAATCGACCAGCTGGCCCGTCAGATGGTCGAAAGCGGTCTGGCGGTCTGGGACCGCGAGGGCGAAGAGGCCGCCCGGCTGATCGTGCGCGGGCGGGCGAATCTGCTGGAGGGAACCGGCCAGGAACAAGAGCTGGAGCGGATCCGGGTGCTGTTCGACGATCTTGAGCGCAAGCGCGACATCGCCGAGTTTCTGCAACTGACCGAAGACGGCGAAGGTGTGCGCATTTTTATCGGCTCCGAGAACAAACTTTTCTCACTTTCGGGTTCCTCTTTGGTGGTGTCTCCATATATGAACGCGGATCGAAAGGTTATCGGTGCGGTGGGGGTGATCGGCCCGACGCGCCTGAACTATGGTCGCATCGTTCCGATCGTGGATTACACGGCACAGCTGGTCGGGCGTCTGATTTCCGACCGGAGTTAG
- a CDS encoding nucleotide exchange factor GrpE → MAKPNNEEFLDDIATAEAEELAEEMAEISDEAAELDTLRAERDAFKDKFMRALADAENVRKRGERARREAEQYGGSKLARDMLPVYDNMKRALETVTDEQRAVSGALIEGIELTMRALLDVFGKHGIQVLSPQVGDRFDPQMHEAMFEAPVPGTKAGDIIQVSAEGFMLHDRLLRPAQVGVSSMPAG, encoded by the coding sequence ATGGCAAAGCCGAACAACGAAGAGTTTCTGGACGATATCGCAACCGCCGAGGCCGAGGAACTGGCCGAGGAGATGGCCGAGATCAGCGACGAGGCGGCAGAGCTGGATACGCTGCGGGCCGAGCGGGATGCGTTCAAGGACAAATTCATGCGCGCGCTGGCAGATGCCGAGAACGTGCGCAAGCGGGGCGAACGCGCCCGGCGCGAGGCCGAGCAATATGGCGGTTCGAAACTGGCCCGCGACATGCTGCCGGTCTATGACAACATGAAACGCGCGCTGGAAACCGTGACCGACGAACAGCGCGCGGTATCGGGGGCGCTGATCGAGGGCATCGAACTGACGATGCGGGCGCTGCTGGATGTGTTCGGCAAGCATGGCATCCAGGTGCTGTCGCCGCAGGTGGGCGACCGGTTCGACCCGCAGATGCACGAAGCGATGTTCGAGGCGCCGGTGCCCGGCACCAAGGCGGGCGATATCATCCAGGTTTCGGCCGAAGGCTTCATGCTGCACGACCGTCTGCTGCGCCCGGCGCAGGTCGGCGTATCGTCGATGCCCGCGGGCTGA